Proteins encoded by one window of Papio anubis isolate 15944 chromosome 7, Panubis1.0, whole genome shotgun sequence:
- the LOC108586679 gene encoding cytochrome c oxidase subunit 7C, mitochondrial-like, producing MLGQSVWRFTTSVVCRSHSEEGPGKNLPFSVENKWTLLAKMCLYFGSVFATPFLLVRHQLLKT from the coding sequence ATGTTGGGCCAGAGTGTCTGGAGGTTCACAACCTCTGTGGTCTGTAGGAGCCACTCTGAGGAGGGCCCTGGGAAGAATTTGCCATTTTCAGTGGAAAACAAGTGGACGTTACTAGCTAAGATGTGTTTGTACTTTGGATCTGTATTTGCTACACCCTTCCTTCTAGTAAGACACCAACTGCTTAAAACATAA